Proteins from a single region of Limnothrix sp. FACHB-406:
- a CDS encoding photosystem I reaction center subunit II PsaD translates to MSENPTPETSGLTGQTPKFGGSTGGLLSKANVEEKYAITWTSTKEQVFEMPTGGAAVMNAGENLLFLARKEQCIALGKQLRTKFKPKIEDYKVYRIYPNGEQEFIHPADGTFPEKVNAGRDFNGKKDRRIGENPQPATVKFSGKQTYEV, encoded by the coding sequence ATGTCCGAAAATCCTACACCTGAAACCAGCGGCCTCACGGGCCAAACGCCGAAATTTGGCGGTAGCACGGGTGGCTTGCTCTCGAAGGCTAACGTCGAAGAGAAATACGCCATTACCTGGACCAGTACCAAAGAACAAGTTTTTGAAATGCCCACCGGTGGCGCTGCCGTCATGAATGCAGGCGAAAACCTGCTGTTCTTGGCCCGCAAGGAGCAGTGCATCGCCCTTGGTAAGCAACTGCGCACCAAGTTCAAGCCCAAAATCGAAGACTATAAGGTCTATCGTATTTATCCCAACGGCGAACAGGAGTTCATCCACCCCGCCGATGGCACCTTCCCCGAAAAGGTGAATGCTGGTCGCGACTTCAACGGCAAGAAGGATCGCCGCATTGGCGAAAACCCTCAGCCCGCAACGGTCAAGTTCAGCGGCAAGCAAACCTACGAAGTGTAG
- a CDS encoding response regulator transcription factor, producing the protein MQILIVEDDTEIAELLRGTLDREGFTCGVCHDGQAAIEQFYRSQPDLVILDWMIPGIDGLEVCARIRQKPGDKDPYILMLTARGEEFDRVVGLSTGADDYLVKPFSPREMVARVRALLRRSLRQAGTGGDRDLTPTYATHHFSLDSDRRVARRHLPDHDSEDLDLTTLEFNLLATFLSYPGRVWSRSQLIDKLWGDDFFGDERVVDTHVARLRKKIEPDPGNPQFLKTVIGAGYKFEDPGN; encoded by the coding sequence ATGCAAATTCTGATTGTGGAAGATGACACGGAGATTGCGGAGTTGTTGCGCGGCACGCTCGATCGCGAAGGGTTCACCTGTGGGGTTTGTCACGATGGGCAAGCGGCGATCGAGCAGTTTTATCGATCGCAGCCCGATTTAGTCATTTTGGATTGGATGATTCCGGGCATTGATGGCCTCGAAGTCTGTGCCCGCATCCGCCAAAAACCCGGCGACAAGGATCCTTATATTTTGATGTTGACGGCGCGGGGCGAAGAGTTCGATCGCGTTGTGGGCCTGTCAACCGGTGCGGATGACTATTTAGTTAAGCCTTTTAGCCCCCGCGAGATGGTGGCTCGGGTGCGGGCGCTGTTGCGTCGCAGTTTGCGCCAGGCCGGAACCGGGGGCGATCGGGACTTGACCCCCACCTACGCCACCCACCACTTCAGCCTCGACAGCGATCGGCGCGTGGCCCGTCGCCACCTGCCCGATCACGATTCCGAAGATCTTGACCTCACCACCTTGGAGTTCAATCTGTTGGCCACCTTCCTCAGCTATCCGGGCCGGGTCTGGAGCCGCAGCCAACTGATCGACAAACTTTGGGGCGATGACTTTTTTGGCGATGAGCGAGTAGTGGACACTCACGTGGCTCGCCTGCGCAAGAAAATTGAACCGGATCCCGGAAATCCCCAATTTCTGAAAACGGTGATTGGGGCCGGCTATAAGTTTGAAGAC